The following are from one region of the Staphylococcus schleiferi genome:
- a CDS encoding FecCD family ABC transporter permease yields MLNKIKIVKLNYALQLICALVILIFVFVLSILLGEAHVNLSTIAAAIFHYDPSIQAHNIISEIRIPRNIGAVLVGVALATAGAVIQGVTKNGLADPSLIGLNAGAAFALAVTYAFFPSAPFTVLILAGFIGAIFGGTIVMMIGSSRRDGFNPMRLILAGAAVSALLTALSQGIALIYRLNQSINFWSAGGVSGTNWQQIMISAPIVLVVLALFILISRQLTILSLGETLATGLGQNVKWIRTLALVLSMLLAGISVAMVGQIAFIGLIVPHIVRYLVGTDYIKVLPMAAVMGGTLVLLADLVARLLGEAPMSAIISFIGVPYFFYLIRKGGSTI; encoded by the coding sequence ATGTTAAATAAAATTAAAATTGTTAAATTAAATTATGCATTGCAACTGATTTGTGCACTTGTGATACTCATATTTGTGTTTGTTCTTTCTATTTTATTGGGTGAGGCGCATGTCAATTTGTCAACGATTGCTGCAGCCATATTCCATTATGATCCATCGATTCAAGCACATAATATTATTTCTGAAATTCGTATCCCGCGTAATATTGGAGCGGTATTAGTAGGGGTTGCTTTAGCCACAGCGGGTGCAGTGATTCAAGGCGTCACAAAAAATGGATTAGCAGACCCCAGTTTAATTGGTTTAAACGCTGGGGCTGCTTTTGCGTTGGCAGTGACTTATGCATTTTTCCCCTCTGCGCCTTTTACGGTGCTTATTTTGGCCGGATTTATAGGCGCTATTTTTGGCGGTACAATCGTGATGATGATTGGCTCGTCAAGACGTGATGGATTTAATCCAATGCGGCTGATTCTTGCGGGTGCAGCGGTTAGTGCTCTTTTGACTGCATTAAGTCAAGGGATTGCATTAATTTATCGTCTGAATCAGTCTATTAATTTTTGGAGTGCTGGCGGTGTGTCCGGTACAAACTGGCAACAAATTATGATTAGTGCGCCCATTGTGTTAGTTGTTTTAGCTTTATTTATTCTTATAAGTCGCCAACTGACGATTTTAAGTTTAGGTGAAACTTTGGCAACTGGTTTAGGACAAAATGTAAAATGGATTCGTACACTAGCTTTAGTGCTCTCAATGTTATTAGCGGGGATATCAGTGGCGATGGTAGGTCAGATTGCTTTTATTGGTCTGATTGTGCCCCATATCGTACGTTATTTAGTAGGAACTGATTATATCAAAGTACTCCCAATGGCAGCGGTCATGGGTGGAACGTTAGTCCTATTGGCAGATTTAGTTGCAAGATTACTGGGAGAAGCGCCTATGAGTGCTATTATTTCTTTTATAGGTGTCCCTTATTTCTTCTACCTCATTCGAAAAGGGGGTAGTACGATATGA